The stretch of DNA TAGTCCGCCGGGTCGAACCATTGTCGGCGCTCGACGAGATCGCGCTGCATGTACCCGATGAGCGCCACCGGGCCGCCGAAGCCAAGCGAGCCGAGATAGAGGAAGTAGCGAACGAGACCCCAGGTCGTACGGGGCTCCGTCATGGACGGTCTCCGATCGTGGCGTAGAGGCCATCGAACAAGGTCATGCCCAGGACCAGCGCTTCATGGTCGTCCTTGATCGCGCCGAGCAGACCGCGCAAGACCAGGTCCAGGCCGCGGGCCTCGTCGCGCGCGAATTTCTCGTCCTTCAGGTCGGCCTCGTGGACGATCTCGGCGAGGATCGCGAGCTTCCGGTCGCGCAGGCCGGTGCGTCGCAGCAGCGTCTCGAAGTGCAGTCGTCGCCCTGGTGGCCGAGATCGACCCCGGCCATGTCGAAGGGGATGGCATCAGCGGGCAGCTGGTCGGGTGGCGCAAAGGCGAATTCGGCGTCCGGGTCCACGAAGCGCTTGATGAGCCAGGCCGAGGCGATCCGGTCGACGTGCGGCCGCGGCCGCGTGACCCACCGCCGTCCCTTGAGCGCCGCCAGATCGAGCGGCGGCGCCGCGCCGGCCGGTCGGACGCGCGCGCTGGCAGTACGCTGTTCGACCGCCTCGCGCACGCGCTCGACCTCGCGGCGCCCGGAGGCCTCGAAGAAGTCGATCTCGGCCAGTCGGCCGAGCTCGCGGGAGAGCCGAGCGAGCTCGTCACCGAGACGTGGGCGCCGGCCCTTGAGGAGCTTGCGATAGCGGTCGGCGAGGGCGGCATAGTCCTCGTTGCGCACGTCCTGGAAGAGGCGGACGATCTCAGGCTGCTGCATGTTCTCCACTCGATCTACCCGGAGCAGGGTGGCGTCGCCACCGTCACGGTCGATCTCCTGGGCGAGCCACTGGAACTGTTCGTAGCAGTCTCCCCTGTCGGGCAGCAGATACGCGCCGCTCTTGAGGGCCACGGCACCGAGGGCGCGCAAGCGCCGCCAGGCGCGCACGCGGAGGCTCGAGGGCCGCGGCGGCAGGGTCAGCAACAGGATCAGCCACCCGTGCAACATGTGTTGCGATGTTACGTCGAGTGTTTCAGCTCGTCAAGCAAAGGGGAGCCCAGGTGGGGCATCCGTGGTTGACAGTCACACTCCTCACATGTTTAGTATATGAATCCCACAGGAGGTGCTGGGATGAACACCCTGGAGAGACTGCTGCAGGACGATCTGAACCGTCTCGTAGACCGCATCGCTGCTCGCATGAGTGCCGAGACTGGCACCGGGATGGCGGGTGAGCTGAAAGCCCGCATCGACCGATCCGAGGACCACCTGAGCGGACTCCGCACGGCCCTGCTCGACGGGTACGCCGAATGGGCGCGGGCGATCGAGGAGTGCGAGGACCTCTGGGTGCTGGCCGAGCTTCACCGGGAGACGGAGGAGGCTACGGAGCGCCGAAGAGCCGCTTGACCCAGCCGGGTCGCCGCGCCTCGGCCAGATAGCGCTCGGCGTCTTCGCGCTGATAGCGCTCCAGGCGCTGCCAGTAGTCGGGCAGGTGGCGGGCGAGGAAGACCTGGCCGGCCAGCAACCGGGCGGCCGGGTCCGCCATCGCGGCTTCAGCCTGCGTGAGGCGCGCGCGCTGGTCGTCGGGCAGGTCTGCCGAGAATTGCTCGCGCAGACGCGACAGCAGGGCGCCGCTGATGGTCTGGAACTCGGCGCGATCGGCGGCGCTCGTGCTCTCCGGCGCCGGCCGGCCGGTCTGCGCGCGAGCATCCACCATGAGCTTCAGCGCGGCCATCTCGAGCGCTTCCTCGATGCGCTCGCGCAGCTGGGCCTCGATGCGCTCCATGAGGCCGCGAGCGTCGCCGTGCTGGTGGGGGAACGCGCCGTGGTGCGGCCACTCGCTCACGACGGGCCGAGCATGCGATGCAGCCCGACCGCGAGGGGCTCGGGCTTGATGCCGAGGTCGGCGAAGAACCGCGAGGGATCGCCGACGCTCTCCTCCTCGAGCATGAGGAGCTGATCCGTGGAGACCGGGTAGAACGGCAGCCAGTCGAGCGCGCGGGTCATGACCTTGACCGGGCCGAGTGGCACGTGCATCTTCCGCACGCGCGTGCGGCCGAGGGCATGCCCGATCGCGTCGAGCAGGTCGACGAAGGCCACCGGCTGCGGCCCGGCCACGTCGTACGCCTGGCGCACGCCGACCGGCCCCCGCAGGACCCGCGCGAAGCCGTCGGCCACCTGCTCCACCGGAATCGGTTGAAGCCGATAGCGCCCGCTCCCCAGCACCGGAACGATCGGCGCGCGCTTGACCATGCGCGCGAGCATCGAGACGAAGGCGTCGCCGCGCCCGAAGATGATCGACGGGCGGAAGATGGTCCAGTCCAGGTCGCTTGCCCGTACCGCGTCCTCGGCCTCCCACTTCGTGCGGTGATAGCGGGCGCGCGCGTCGGGCCGGGTGCCCAGCGCGCTCATCTGCACGTAGCGCTTGATGCCGACGGCGCGGGCCAGCGCCACCATGTTGCGCGTGGCCTGCACGTGCAGCCGCTCGAAGGTGACGCCGCGGCGGCGCTGCTCCTCGATGATGCCGACCAGATTGACGAGCGCGGAGCAGCCCTCGACGCTCGGAGCCAGGCCGTCCGGCCTCATCACGTCGCCGGGCACGCGATCGATCGACTCGAATCCCTTCAGATCGTGCTCGGACCCGGGCCGCACGAGCAGCCGGACGAGAAATCCCTGCGCAAGAAGTGCGCGAACGACGCTCTTGCCGACGAACCCCGTGCCACCGGTAACGAACACCCGCTGCGCCACGGGCGAATCCTAGCACGGGGCCGCCCCATTTTCCGTCGGCGGCACCCGTGGTCAGCCCGTATCATGGGGCCATGCGGTTTTCGGCAGTCCTGCTCCTGTTCGTGCCGCTCGTGATGTCGATCTCCTCTCCGCTTCGGGCGCAGACCACCGGATGGACGCAGGCCGCGGACGATGCGGTCCGTGACTCGGTCGCCGCGTCCGAGGTGCCGGGCGCGGTGCTCCTCGTCGGCCAGGGCGATCAGATCCTCCACCGCAAGGTGCTCGGCTGGCGCGCCACCGTACCGGCGCCCGAGCTGATGACCGCCGACACCATCTTCGACATCGCCTCGCTCACCAAGGTCGTGGCGACGACGCCCTCGGTGCTGCGGCTGTGGGAGATGGGCAAGATCGATCTCAACCAGCCGCTCGGCCACTATCTGAAGGAGTTCAACACGCCCGCCTACCAGGACGTGACGGTGGCCCGGCTGCTCACCCATTCGGCGGGCTTGCCCGACCTGCCCTCGCGCGAGGCGATGACCCGCGGCTTCCCGAAGGCGGCGGAGCTGCAGGCCAAGGTCGGACTCTCGGTCCCGCCCGGCGGCACGTTCCTCTACAGCGACACCGGCTTCATCCTGCTGGGCGAGCTGGTGCGTCGCGTGAGCGGCCAGCCGCTCGACCGCTTCGCCCAGCGGCAGTTCTACACGCCGCTCGGCATGCGCGACACCGCGTTCGCCCCGCCGGTGTCGTGGCGCAAGCGCATCGCGCCCACCGAGGTGGTGAACGCGCACGGGCCGCTGCGTGGCGTCGTGCACGACGGCAACGCGCGGCTGCTCCACGGCGTGGCCGGGCACGCCGGCGTATTCTCGACCGCGGCCGATCTCTCGCGATTCTGCCGGATGCTGCTCAACGGGGGGCAGCTCGGCGGGCGGCGCTACCTGAAGGAAGCCACGGTGCGGGCCATGTTCTCGCCGCACGTGATCGGCGAGTCGACGCGGGGGCTGGGCTGGGACATCGCCTCGCCGTACTCGCGTACGCTGGGCGCCTACTTCCCCGCGGGCTCGGTCGGGCACACCGGTTACACCGGCACCGCGATCTGGATGGATCCGGCGAGCCAGGTGTACATGATCCTGCTCACCAATCGCGTGCACCCCTACGGCAAGGGGACCGTGGCGGAGCTGCGCCGACGCATCAGCGCGGCCGTCGGCACCCGGTTCGCTCCGCGCGAGGCGCCGCCGGTGGAGACCGCGACCGTGGAGACCCAGACGCCGGGGCCCGCGTCCGACCCGCCCGCGCGGCCGGAGGGCCCGACGGTGACGGGACTCGACCGGCTCGTCGCCGAGGACTTCGCGCTGCTGGCCGGGCGGACGATCGGGCTGATCACCAACCAGACCGGCATCGACGGTCAGGGTCGCCGGGGCGTGGACCTGCTGGCCGCCGCCCCGCAGGTCCGCCTGCGCGCGCTCTTCTCGCCCGAGCACGGCATCACCGGGCAGGTCGACGCCAACGTCCCGCACGGCCGAGACGCGGCCACCGGGCTGCCGATCTGGAGCCTGTACGGGCCGACGCGTCGTCCGTCGCCGGAGATGCTGAACGGCATCGACACGCTGGTCTTCGACATCCAGGACGTCGGCGTCCGCTACTACACGTACCTGACCACGCTGGTCTACGCCCTCGAGGAGGGCGGTCGACGCGGAATCCAGGTGGTGGTGCTCGACCGGCCGAATCCGATCACGGGCAGCGTCGTGGAAGGGCCGCTGATGGATCCCGACATGCGCTCATTCACGGCCCCGCACACGATTCCGGTGCGGACCGGGATGACCATCGGCGAGTTCGCCCAGATGGTAGTGGCCGAGCGGAAGCTGCCGGTCAAGCTGACGGTGGTGCCGCTCGACCGGTGGCAGCGCGGGCAGTGGTTCGACGAGACCGGCCTGCCGTGGGTGAATCCATCGCCCAACATCCGGACGCCTACACAGGCGCTGCTGTATTCCGGCGTGGGGCTGCTGGAGGCCACCAACCTGTCGGTCGGTCGCGGCACCGAGCTGCCGTTCGAGGTCGTCGGCGCTCCGTGGATCAGCGATCCCCAGGTGCTGGCCGACGCCATGAATGCCCGGGGTCTGGCCGGCGTGCAGTTCCAGCCGATCTTCTTCACCCCGACCTCGAGCGTCTACGCGGGACGCAGCGTCGGCGGCGTGCAGCTGAGCGTGACCGACCGCGATGCCATTCGCGCGGTCTCGGTGGGGCTGGCGCTGGGCCGTGAGCTGACCGAGCGCTACGGCGCCCAGTTCCACCCGGCTGCCATCCAGAACCTGCTGGTGAATCGCTCGACGATGTGGTCGTTCCTGCGGGGGGATCCCTTCGGGCGGCTGCTCGCCTGGGCCGACGCCGCCCACGCCTCGTTCCTGCAGCGACGGGCGTCCTACCTCCTCTACAAGTAGGCTACTTCCGCTCGATCACCCGCGCGGCCCGCACCGCGCCCAGCTTGCCCGCGTTGCCGCTGACCACCGTGATCGTGCCGGCATCGCCGTCGCTCACGTAGCGATCGCCCGGATTGCGGTCGAAGTACGTCAGCCAGTAGTCGAGATCCTTCTCGACGGCCTGGATGCGAGGCAGGTGCAGGGGATCGAAGCTCTTCGCGTGCGGGGAGGGGGCCGCCCCGCCGGCCACCATGAGGATGGCGTCATGCTTGTAGGCCATGGCCTTGGCTTCGCCCGAGACCGCCCAGCCGAGCTCCTTCGGATAGCTGCCCATGGGCAGCGCGAGGGTCCGGAAGCGGTAACCCGGCACGTGGCGCTGCACCCACTCCTGCGCGCCGGCCAACTGGTCGCGCACGACCGGCCCGGGATAGCGCCCGAGCTCGGCGTGCCAGAGCGAGTGATTGCCGATCTCGTAGCCCTGGCTCGCCAGGTACTGCAGCTTGCGGGTGGCGAGGTCGGGCTGGTTGAAGAGGCGATTGGGGGGATTGGCGCCGGGCAGCACGTAGAACGTCGCGGCGCGCCCGAAGCCCGGATGCTCGCGCGCGAACGCTTCCAGGATGCCGAGGCCGCACTCGGGATCGAGGACCCAGTCGGCGCCGCGCTGGATGTAGCGGAACTGGCCGGGCGACGAGTCGTCGAAGGTGAGGATCACCGGTGAGGTGCCCGCGGGCAGGGTCATCTTGCCGTCGAGATATTCGGTCAGGGCAACGAGGCGGTAGCCGCGCTCCCAGAGGCGGGTGAGATCGCGCTTGAAGTTCTCGGGGGTGCGGGTCCAGCGGCCCTCGGGATTGTCGATCTTGTGGTACTCGAGGATCATGACCCGGCCCAGCTCGTTGGGCTCGCGGGCCGGAGCCTGGGCGGAGGCCAGGACGGCGGCGCCCAGAGAGACGGCGACCAGGACGATCGCGAGCACGCGACGCACGGCTACGGCGACGACTTGGAGATGGCGGTGGTCTTCGGGCGAAGCGCCGCGCCGGTGTAGTCGTTCTTCGGGTTCCACAGCATCCAGCCGGCCGCGCCGCCGTCGTCGGCACCCTTGATCTGAGCGCGGATCTCGCCCTGGCCGAAGATGCGCTTGTCGAACGCGTAGTCCTTGAAGTCCTGCAGCCACGGCCGGACCTGCGCGCCCGGGTTCTGCGAGCGCTGGCGGGTGAGCCGCACGCTCTCCTTCACGATCTCGTAGGGATTCTGCACCGGGTTGCGGACGCCCGGGATGCCCAGGTGGTAGCCCGAGGGGTAGACCATCGGGCACATGTAGTCGAGGCTCACGGACAGCTCCTCGATCCGCTGCCCGATGTCCGTATCGTTGGTGTTGAAGGCGGTGTAGCCGAAGATGTCGGCGGCCAGGAACACGCCGGTCGGGCCCAGCTCGCGGCGCGCCTTGGCCAGGAAGCCGGCGATGGCGGGCAGCCGGGTCTGCGCGTTGTTGGGCTGCGAGTAGCGCGCGGCGGCCAGCTTGCCGTCGGTGGGGAAGCGCACGTAGTCGAACTGAATCTCGTCGAAGCCCTTGGCCGCGGCTTCCTTGGCCACCGCGATCAGGTAGTCCCAGTTCTCTTCGCGGAACGGGTCCACCCAGGCCAGGTTCTCGCGGTCGATCCACGGCTTCCCGGTGCGGGTGTCGATGATGGCGAGGTCGGGCCGCGCGTTCGCGCGGACGTTGTCCTTGAAGGCGACGATCCGGGCGATGGTGTAGATGCCCTGCGCCTTCCAGCCGGCGAGCTGCTCGTCGAAGTCCTTGATGATGACCGGCCCCTGCGCGCCCGCATCGAGCGCGGCCTGCACCTGGGTCCGGTAGGGGATCAGGCCGCGATCGCCCTTGACGTCGATGACGACCGCGTTCAGCTCGGTGCGGGCCACCAGGTCGAGCACCCGCTGCCGGATGCCCCGGTCGGCCACGCCGTAGTAGGTGAGATAGGCCGCCTTGATCGGATGCGCGGGGAGCTTCACGGTCACGTCGGTGTTCTCGGTCGTCAGCTTCTTGCGCTCATAACCGGGAGCCTTCACCCATACCGCGAAGCCGGCCTGGACCGGGGCGGTGGTGAAGCGCCCATCGGCGTCGGTGACGACCTCGACCCGACCCGCCCAGATGGAGGCGCCGCGAATCGGAGAGCCGGTGCCCGCATCGAGCACGCGCCCGCTGATCACCTTCGGCTCGCCCCGCGGCTCGGCCGGCGCGCTGACGGTCGGCGTCTGGGGTGCCGGCGTCGGGGCCTGCGCCTCCGGGGCCGGTGTCGCGGAGGGCTCGACGCCCGCCTCCGGCGACGGCTCGCCGGACACCGCGGCATCCCACGACAGGGCGGCGGCCAGGCGTGTGGACACGACCGCGTCCGGGAAGAGGAGGGCGCACTCGGCGAATCCGGCCAGCAGGGTCAAGAGCAGCAGCGAGGTCCAGGAGAGCGAGCGGGGCAGCGAGCTATCGTCCATTCGTCGGTCTCGAATATTCCTCGATGAGAGGTATGGGCCCAAGAGAAAAGTGAGCAACGACTGAAAGCGAGAGCAACCCGCTTGCCATCCCGACGTCGAGGCAAGTGACTGAAAAGGTGGTTTCCGATTTTCGGATACTCGCCGGCCGCGTCGGCCGGCTGACAAAAGTCCGCCAGGTGACGACGCAGATGGTCACCACCGCGGCGCCTCGCGAGTACAATGCCGCGCATGATCGATCCGACTGGCTTCGCCTGCGAAACCGCTCGTCGCCGCACCCTCAGCGTGAACGGCCTGGCTCTCCATGCGCTGGAGTGGGGCGAGCCCGGTCGCCCCGCGCTCTGCTTCCTCCACGGAGGCTCCGCGCACGCCCATTGGTTCGATGCCGTGGCGCCGACCTTCGTCCCCGACCATCACGTGCTGGCGCTCGATCAGCGCGGTCACGGAGCCAGTGAGTGGTCGCCGATCCCGGCCTACGCCACCGAGGACTTCACCGGTGACCTGGTCGGGGTAATGGACGCGATGGGCTGGGCGCGCATGACCGTGGCCGGGCATTCGATGGGCGGCCACAACGCGATGGCGTTCGCGGCCTGGCATCCCGAGCGGGTGGCCCGCCTGGTCGTCATCGACAGCCGCCCGTCGATTCCGGCCGAGCGGCTCCAGACCATGCACCGGCGGGGTGACCGGGGACCGATGCGGCACGCAACGCTGGAGTCGGCCCTTCGGAGCTTTCGCCTCCTGCCGAGGGAGACGGTGGCGGAGCCGCGGCTGCTCGAGCATCTCGCCCGCGAGGGCATCACCGAGCGCGAGGGCCGCTTCCTCTATCGCTTCGACCCGGCCTGCAACGGGCGCCGCCGACCGACCGACGGGTGGGCCCTCCTCGAGCGCATCACCGCGCCGACTCTCCTGGTGCGGGGCGAGCACTCCCCGATCTTGCCGGGCGACATGGCGGCCGCCATGATGCGGCGGCTGCCGCGGGCCCGGCTCGTCGAGATCCCCGGGACGTACCACCACCTCGTGCTGGACGCGCCCCTCGCGTTCGCGAAGGTGCTGCAGGCATTCCTGAGCGAGCCCGCGGCGGACGCCTGAGCCGGGGTTTGTTACTCTAGCGGGCCATGGGTCTCTACGCCGAGCTGCGGGGCTTCGTGCTGACGCATCGCGAGTGCGGAGTGCTACGCGGGGCGAGCAAGCCGCTCGAGGGGGGCGGCTTGCGGCTGGCCGTGATCTGTCCCTGCGGGGCGCGCTTCGCCCGGTCGGTCAGCCCGCACGACCCGGACGCCGCGCGGCTTCAGGAAGCGCTGGCCGCCTTCCAGGCCTGACCGCCCGGCCTATTCGCGGATCCAGCTCTCCGCGAGCGGGACTTCCGTGGCGCGCGTCGCCCGCGAGTCGGCGTCGTCCGCCGAGGGGGCGAGCCGCACGAGGGCCTCGATCTCGGATCGCCGGTACAGGCGCTGTCGCTTGATGCCCTGCCGGTAGCTCTTGAGCATGCCGCGGCTCACGTACGCATAGAGCGTCTCGCGCTTCACGCCCATCAGGGCGGCCGCCTCGTCCCCGCTCAGATATTCCTCGCCGTCCACCATCACCATGACGCTTTCCATGCTAGCAGCCCGCCGCCTGCCCCGTACGGCGATATCCTGCCCCGTCTATTCTAATCAATGTAAATCAAGTATAATCAACTCGGGAGGACCAAGCCATGGCGACGGCCTACAAGGACGGTCTGGAGGACGTGATCGCGGCGCGCTCGGCGATCTGCCGAGTGGACGGCGAGGCGGGACGGCTCTACTACCGCGGCTACGAGATCGCGGATCTCGCCGCGTCGGTCAGCTTCGAGGACACCACGCACCTGCTCTGGTTCGGCGAGCTGCCCACCGCCGCCGAGCGCGCCGTATTCGCGACGCGGATGGCCGAGGCGCGTCCGCTGCCGGCGCCGGTGCTGGAGATGCTGCGACGGTTGCCGCGCGACTGCCATCCGCTGGACGCGCTGCGCACCGCGGTGTCGCTGGCCGCCGCCTACGATCCCGACGTGCGCTCCAACGAGCCCGAGGCCAACCTGCGCAAGGCCTACCGGCTCATGAACCTGGTGCCCGCCGCGGTGGCGGCCTGGCAGCGCATCCGCACCGACCGCGAGCCGGAGGCTCCCCCACGCGACGGCTCCCACGCGGCCAGCTTCCTGACCATGCTCGACGGCAAGGAGCCGTCCGCCGAGGTGGCCCGCGTGCTCGACGTGATCCTCACCCTGCACGCCGACCACGAGTTCAACGCCTCCACCTTCGCGGCGCGGGTCGCGGTGGCCACCGTCGCGGATCTGCACTCGGCAGTGGTGGCCGCCATCTCGACCCTGAAAGGCCCGCGCCACGGCGGGGCCAACGAGGACGTGCTCGCCCTGCTGCTCGAGATCGGCGAGCCGGGGCGGGCCGAGGCGCTGGTCGAGTCGCGCATGGGGGCGCGCGCGTCCCTGTCCAAGCGCGATCGCGCCAATCCCCGCACGCGCATGCCCGGCTTCGGCCACCGCGTCTACAAGGTGGATGACGCACGGGCCCGGGTGCTCCGGGGCATGGCCAAGTCGATGGCCGAGGCCACCGGCCGTGGCAAGCTCTTCGAGGTGGCCGAGCGCCTCTACGACGCCATGAAGGCGCGGACGACGCTGCCGGTCAACGTGGACTTCTTCTCGGCGGTGGTCTACGACGCCCTCGGCATCCCGCCCGATTTCTGCACCTCGATCTTCGCGGTGGGACGGGTGGCGGGCTGGTGCGCGCACATCATGGAGCAGTACGCGGACAACCGGCTGATCCGGCCCCGGGCCGACTACGTCGGCGTGCCCGCGCGCCGGTTGCGCTAGATCGCGGCCGCGGCTCAGGGCCGGGTGGGGACGGGATCGCGCAGTCCCGCCTCGCTGAAGCCCTTGCGTCTCAGCAGGCAGGAGTCGCAGCGGCCGCACGCGCGCCCGTCCGGCTGAGGCTCATAGCAGGACCACGTGAGACCGAAGTCCACCCCCAGCTCGGTGCCCCGCCGGACGATCTGCGCCTTGCTCAGGTCGATCAACGGCGTGTGGATTCGCAGTCGCATCCGGCCCTCGACGCCGGCCCGGGTCGCCAGGTTGGCCAGGCGCTCGAAGGCCTCCGTGTACTCGGGTCGGCAATCCGGGTAACCCGAATAGTCGAGCGCGTTTACGCCGATGAAGATGTCACTCGACTCGAGCACTTCCGCCCAGGCCAGCGCGTGGCTCAGGAAGATGGTGTTGCGAGCGGGGACGTAGGTGACCGGGATGCCGGCGCTCATCTCGGATTCGCTGCGGGACTTGGGCACGGCGATGTCCGCGGTGAGGGCGGACCCGCCGATCGCGCGCAGGTCGAGACGCAGCACGAGATGCTGCTTGGCCCCAAGCGCGCCCGCGACCCGGCGGGCCGATTCGAGCTCGCGGTCGTGCCGCTGCCCGTAGTCGAACGACAGCGCGTAGCATTCGAAGCCCTCGTCCCGCGCGACGGCGAGGGCGGTGGCCGAGTCGAGCCCGCCCGAGAGGAGCACCACCGCGCGGGGGCTCGCCATCACACGCCTCGCCGGGCGCCCCAGATGAGGATGTGGAGCCGGGGCGAGAACCGGAAGCCGTGCGCCTTGCACGCCTCGACCAGCCAGGGGGTTCGCGCGGCCAGGTCCTCGGCCCGCAGCCCCTCGGGCTGCAGCAGCACGCGGTCGCGGGGCAGGGCGAAGCGCGCCGCGAGAGTCAGGACCTCGTCGACCTCCGCCGGCTCGCCGACCACGAACTTCCACCAGGCCTCGCGCATGAGGAGCGCGCCGATCGCGGCCGGATTGACGCGTCGGTCGTCCGCCACGCCCGAGCCGGCGAGCTTGACCGAGACGTTCCACTGGATGGCCTCCGGCGCCTCGTGCGGTGGCTCGAGCGTGCCCGACGTCTCGACCTCGACGGCGTAGCCATGCTCGGCCAGCGCGCTCGCCAGTGGCGCGAAGAGCGACGATTCGAGCGGCTCGCCGCCGGTGATGACGACGCGGCGACACGGGAAGGCGGCCACCTCGGCGAGCAGGCCGGGCAGGGTCACCTCGCGGCCGGCCGCCGGGTCCCACGAGTACTTCGTGTCACACCAGCGGCAGCCCACCGAGCATCCCTGCAGCCGGACGAAGACGGCAGGCAGTCCGGCGGTGGCTCCCTCACCCTGGATCGAGTAGAACGTCTCGGCGATACGTCCGACGGCGGTACCCATAAACCGTGGAAAATACTATCACCGCTTGCCGGGGCGGGGTCGGCCTCTGTTATCCGCGACCGCCCTCTGTTATCCAGGCCCGCCCTCTGCTATAACGGTTCGCAATCGGAAAGGAGGGTGCCATGGCGGACAACCTGACCGATTCCCTCAAGCACAACCGATTCCACGTCGTGTCGGTGGACAAGGCCGCGGGTACCCTGCGCGTGCGCGGAGAGGCCGAGGCGTGTACCGATCTCCTCTGCGGCGAGGCCCAGGTGGTGACCGACGAGGGGACCAGCACCGACCTCGAGCGCATCAACGCGGGCGACATCGTCGCCCTCGATCAGAAGGACGGCCGCGCCCATCAGATCCGAGTGGTCCGGCGCGTCTGGGAGGACTACTCGAGCCCCGAGTGGTAGCCCGGCCCGTCAGGCGATGCCGACGTGGACGGTGACGGTACCGAGCCCGAGTCGGCGATAGCGCACCCCACGCAGGCCGACCTTTTCCATGACCGCCGACAGCTCCGTGGGCGTCACGAACCGGTCCACCGATTGCGGCAGGTAGGTGTAGGCCTCGCGGTCGCCGCCGACCAGCTGACCCACCCACGGCACCACGTGGTGGAAGTAGAGGCGGAAGAGCGGGGCAAAGCCGGGGGCGCGCATCTGGGTGATCTCCAGCGCGACGACCCGCCCGCCCGGCCGGCTCACGCGCTTCATCTCACGCAGGCCTTGCTCGAGATCGGCCAGGTTGCGCAGCAGGAAGGCGCTGGTCACGCACGCGAACGTGCGGGTCTCGAAGGGCAGGGCGAGGGCGTCGGCGGCCATCAGGCGCACGCGCCGAGCTTCCTCGATCCCGCGCATCTTCTCGCGCGCGACCGCGAGCATGCCGAGGGCGAAGTCGGCCGCGACGACCACGCGATGGGGATGCACCTCGGCCAGGTCGAGGGCCAGGTCGCCGGTCCCGGTGGCCAGATCGAGCGCGGGGCCCTCGGGCGAGGCGATGGTCTGGCGGGCCGCGAACCGCCGCCAGGCGTGGTGCATGCCGAGCGTCATGAGCCCGTTCATCAGGTCGTAGCGCCGCGCGATGCGCGAGAACATCGCGCTGACGAAGCGGGCCTTCTCGGTGCCGTGCAGGGTCTCGGTCACCGCAGCCGGCCTCCGATCACCGAGAAGAAGAGGATCACCGCGATGTAGCCGTTGACGTTGAAGAAGGCGATGTCGAGCCGCGACAGATCGCCCGGGGAGACCAGCGAGTGCTCGTAGACGAGCAGCGCCGCGACCACCAGCACGCCGGCCCAGTACAGGAGTCCCAGGCCCATCATCCAGCCCAGCAGCGCGAACGCGGCGATGGTCAGCACGTGGCACACCCGCGCGGTGGTCAACGCGGCCGCGATGCCGAAGCGGGCGGGCACCGAGTGCAGCCCGTGGCGCCGGTCGAATTCCACGTCCTGGCAGGCGTAGATCAGATCGAAGCCGGCGATCCAGACGGTGAGCGCGAACCACAGCACGTAGACCGGGGGATCGAAGGCGGCGCGCACCGAGATCCAGCCGCCCGCGGCCGCGATCCCGTCGGTGAAGCCGAGGATCCAGTGCGAGAGCCAGGTGAACCGCTTGGTGTAGGAGTAGCCCACCAGGAACGACACGGCGAGCGGCGACAGCATCAGACAGAGCGGATTGAGCATCCAGGCCGAGAGCAGGAGCAAGCCCGCCGAGAGCGTCGCGGCCGTCGTG from Candidatus Methylomirabilota bacterium encodes:
- the queC gene encoding 7-cyano-7-deazaguanine synthase QueC; translated protein: MASPRAVVLLSGGLDSATALAVARDEGFECYALSFDYGQRHDRELESARRVAGALGAKQHLVLRLDLRAIGGSALTADIAVPKSRSESEMSAGIPVTYVPARNTIFLSHALAWAEVLESSDIFIGVNALDYSGYPDCRPEYTEAFERLANLATRAGVEGRMRLRIHTPLIDLSKAQIVRRGTELGVDFGLTWSCYEPQPDGRACGRCDSCLLRRKGFSEAGLRDPVPTRP
- a CDS encoding alpha/beta hydrolase: MIDPTGFACETARRRTLSVNGLALHALEWGEPGRPALCFLHGGSAHAHWFDAVAPTFVPDHHVLALDQRGHGASEWSPIPAYATEDFTGDLVGVMDAMGWARMTVAGHSMGGHNAMAFAAWHPERVARLVVIDSRPSIPAERLQTMHRRGDRGPMRHATLESALRSFRLLPRETVAEPRLLEHLAREGITEREGRFLYRFDPACNGRRRPTDGWALLERITAPTLLVRGEHSPILPGDMAAAMMRRLPRARLVEIPGTYHHLVLDAPLAFAKVLQAFLSEPAADA
- a CDS encoding putative glycoside hydrolase, giving the protein MDDSSLPRSLSWTSLLLLTLLAGFAECALLFPDAVVSTRLAAALSWDAAVSGEPSPEAGVEPSATPAPEAQAPTPAPQTPTVSAPAEPRGEPKVISGRVLDAGTGSPIRGASIWAGRVEVVTDADGRFTTAPVQAGFAVWVKAPGYERKKLTTENTDVTVKLPAHPIKAAYLTYYGVADRGIRQRVLDLVARTELNAVVIDVKGDRGLIPYRTQVQAALDAGAQGPVIIKDFDEQLAGWKAQGIYTIARIVAFKDNVRANARPDLAIIDTRTGKPWIDRENLAWVDPFREENWDYLIAVAKEAAAKGFDEIQFDYVRFPTDGKLAAARYSQPNNAQTRLPAIAGFLAKARRELGPTGVFLAADIFGYTAFNTNDTDIGQRIEELSVSLDYMCPMVYPSGYHLGIPGVRNPVQNPYEIVKESVRLTRQRSQNPGAQVRPWLQDFKDYAFDKRIFGQGEIRAQIKGADDGGAAGWMLWNPKNDYTGAALRPKTTAISKSSP
- a CDS encoding citrate/2-methylcitrate synthase, which translates into the protein MATAYKDGLEDVIAARSAICRVDGEAGRLYYRGYEIADLAASVSFEDTTHLLWFGELPTAAERAVFATRMAEARPLPAPVLEMLRRLPRDCHPLDALRTAVSLAAAYDPDVRSNEPEANLRKAYRLMNLVPAAVAAWQRIRTDREPEAPPRDGSHAASFLTMLDGKEPSAEVARVLDVILTLHADHEFNASTFAARVAVATVADLHSAVVAAISTLKGPRHGGANEDVLALLLEIGEPGRAEALVESRMGARASLSKRDRANPRTRMPGFGHRVYKVDDARARVLRGMAKSMAEATGRGKLFEVAERLYDAMKARTTLPVNVDFFSAVVYDALGIPPDFCTSIFAVGRVAGWCAHIMEQYADNRLIRPRADYVGVPARRLR
- a CDS encoding 7-carboxy-7-deazaguanine synthase QueE: MGTAVGRIAETFYSIQGEGATAGLPAVFVRLQGCSVGCRWCDTKYSWDPAAGREVTLPGLLAEVAAFPCRRVVITGGEPLESSLFAPLASALAEHGYAVEVETSGTLEPPHEAPEAIQWNVSVKLAGSGVADDRRVNPAAIGALLMREAWWKFVVGEPAEVDEVLTLAARFALPRDRVLLQPEGLRAEDLAARTPWLVEACKAHGFRFSPRLHILIWGARRGV
- a CDS encoding ubiquinone/menaquinone biosynthesis methyltransferase, with translation MTETLHGTEKARFVSAMFSRIARRYDLMNGLMTLGMHHAWRRFAARQTIASPEGPALDLATGTGDLALDLAEVHPHRVVVAADFALGMLAVAREKMRGIEEARRVRLMAADALALPFETRTFACVTSAFLLRNLADLEQGLREMKRVSRPGGRVVALEITQMRAPGFAPLFRLYFHHVVPWVGQLVGGDREAYTYLPQSVDRFVTPTELSAVMEKVGLRGVRYRRLGLGTVTVHVGIA
- a CDS encoding helix-turn-helix domain-containing protein, with the translated sequence MESVMVMVDGEEYLSGDEAAALMGVKRETLYAYVSRGMLKSYRQGIKRQRLYRRSEIEALVRLAPSADDADSRATRATEVPLAESWIRE